A portion of the Gossypium arboreum isolate Shixiya-1 chromosome 8, ASM2569848v2, whole genome shotgun sequence genome contains these proteins:
- the LOC108467857 gene encoding protein GRAVITROPIC IN THE LIGHT 1-like translates to MNGYEAPITPIKPPQISEMFQKFALAFKTKTFEFFADEDNHNNGSHLSDSDGFSLLDSAEDFITDQKVVVIKPDPPPNSSSSMNNGSQRGTIDTQIAECLVSSVFAAVSSFEASYIQLQTSQVPFVEESVKAADRALVSHLQRLSDLKRFYRELRKNPSFQVGSSLGSCLEAQVQENQSKLRSLETVSNRLQEEIDEKDNEVSVLRKKLTEIQWGNTKLSKILSGNLNSACDVLLTVRVFHSVLHDACRATHKFSKILIGLIRKAGWDLDLVANSIYPDIDYAKKGHTRFAFLSYVYLGMFRGFDSEGFSLIKNEALCNGNKGTCSLKQLLEHIFSNPIELLSRNQSCEFSRFCEKKYQDLIHPTMESSIFSNLDRNEAVLNSWRSLSEFYESFVCMASSIWTLHKLAFSFEPVVDIFQVERGLDFSMVYMEDVSKRDNLPGETKVKVGFTVVPGFKIGRTVIQSQVYLGGSKCKD, encoded by the coding sequence ATGAACGGCTATGAAGCTCCAATAACACCCATTAAACCCCCTCAAATCTCTGAAATGTTTCAAAAATTCGCTTTGGCTTTCAAGACCAAAACTTTCGAGTTCTTCGCCGATGAAGACAATCACAACAACGGCAGCCACCTTTCAGACTCCGATGGATTCTCCCTCCTCGACTCCGCTGAAGACTTCATCACCGACCAAAAAGTCGTCGTCATCAAGCCTGACCCACCGCCCAATTCTTCTTCCTCTATGAATAACGGTTCCCAACGTGGAACTATCGATACCCAGATCGCTGAATGCTTGGTTTCTTCTGTTTTTGCTGCTGTTTCTTCCTTTGAAGCTTCCTATATTCAGTTACAAACCTCGCAGGTGCCCTTCGTGGAGGAAAGCGTGAAAGCAGCTGATAGAGCTTTGGTTTCTCATCTCCAAAGATTGTCCGATTTGAAGCGTTTTTACAGGGAATTGCGGAAGAATCCGAGTTTCCAAGTCGGGTCGTCTCTCGGGTCTTGCTTGGAAGCTCAAGTGCAAGAGAATCAAAGTAAGTTGAGGAGTTTGGAAACGGTTTCGAACCGATTGCAAGAAGAGATTGATGAAAAAGACAATGAAGTCTCGGTTTTGAGGAAGAAATTAACTGAGATTCAATGGGGTAACACCAAATTGTCCAAGATATTATCTGGTAACCTCAATTCAGCTTGTGATGTTCTTTTAACTGTTAGGGTATTTCATTCCGTTTTGCATGATGCTTGCAGAGCAACTCATAAGTTCagtaagattttgattggtttgaTAAGAAAAGCTGGGTGGGATCTTGATTTGGTTGCTAATTCGATTTATCCTGATATTGATTATGCTAAGAAAGGGCACACTAGATTTGCTTTTCTATCATATGTTTATTTGGGGATGTTTCGAGGTTTCGATTCTGAAGGTTTCAGTTTGATAAAAAACGAAGCTCTATGTAATGGGAATAAGGGTACTTGTTCATTGAAGCAATTGCTCGAACACATATTCAGCAACCCCATTGAGTTACTAAGTAGGAACCAAAGCTGTGAATTCTCAAGGTTTTGTGAGAAGAAGTATCAAGACCTTATTCATCCCACCATGGAGTCATCGATTTTCAGCAATTTGGATAGAAATGAAGCAGTGCTGAATTCGTGGCGGTCATTGAGCGAATTCTATGAGTCATTTGTTTGCATGGCTAGTTCCATATGGACACTTCATAAGCTGGCCTTTTCATTTGAACCCGTGGTGGATATATTTCAAGTTGAAAGAGGACTCGATTTTTCGATGGTATACATGGAGGATGTCAGCAAGAGAGATAACTTGCCCGGGGAAACTAAGGTGAAAGTGGGGTTCACAGTGGTTCCAGGGTTCAAAATCGGAAGGACTGTGATTCAGTCACAGGTCTATCTAGGTGGGTCAAAATGTAAAGACTAG
- the LOC108467822 gene encoding proteasome subunit beta type-1 gives MTKQQANWSPYDNNGGSCVAIAGADYCVIAADTRMSTGYNILTRDYSKICKLADKCVMASSGFQADVRALQKQLAARHLIYQHQHNKQMSCPAMAQLLSNTLYYKRFFPYYSFNVLGGLDNEGKGCVFTYDAVGSYEKVGYSSQGSGSTLIMPFLDNQLKSPSPLLLPAQDAVTPLVEAEAIDLVKTVFASASERDIYTGDKLELVIINAAGIRREYMELRKD, from the exons ATGACCAAGCAGCAGGCTAACTGGTCTCCTTACGACAACAATGGAGG ATCTTGCGTTGCGATCGCTGGAGCTGATTACTGTGTTATCGCCGCCGATACTCGAATGTCAACCGGTTACAATATACTGACCCGAGATTACTCCAAAATATGTAAACT TGCAGATAAATGTGTCATGGCATCCTCAGGATTTCAAGCTGACGTGAGGGCTTTACAAAAGCAACTGGCAGCTAGGCACTTG ATTTATCAGCATCAGCACAACAAGCAAATGAGCTGCCCTGCAATGGCTCAATTGCTTTCCAACACACTTTATTACAAGCGTTTCTTTCCTTATTATTCTTTTAATGTTTTGGGTGGCCTTGATAACGAAG GAAAGGGTTGTGTCTTCACATATGATGCTGTTGGTTCCTATGAGAAGGTTGGATACAGTTCTCAAGGATCTGGTTCAACGCTCATCATGCCTTTCTTGGATAACCAACTGAAGTCTCCCAGTCCTCTTCTATTGCCTGCCCAG GATGCTGTTACTCCACTTGTGGAAGCTGAAGCTATTGATTTGGTAAAAACTGTTTTTGCATCTGCATCCGAGAGAGATATATACACT GGAGACAAACTCGAACTTGTTATCATAAATGCAGCTGGTATCCGCCGGGAATACATGGAACTTAGGAAAGATTGA
- the LOC108470237 gene encoding uncharacterized protein LOC108470237, with translation MNPRKTEPDLFHHHHPDLSPLPPHHPHIILPSQSQPSISSPQVLLFRPSSPAHSSSDNDDVPADSRQISSQPLGYHNISPEHHISSQFYTFNADSHSLMIRCIREHRLATPAEIRAATPRSVLKSWRAVWKDRNEDTAYLTAWKRIQDKLTAHVDHDSGNEFICFKNNSSQFVSHVNQWQEIVMSFHSDADLKHLGLKETIERIKQVWTVGAKFYGIPESYIRVCVAACPVCNASSGSASRSSKRRRFEYTESFDVPAKEVPHRLQQLAAKYKVVLCIRQKYIRYKPFMAEVKDYACHRAGEPTGKKSRILKREPYASKRCGCGFRIRAIVPIANYNEKDKTFVYQEEGMAVFKLYAVHSGHEPGPLDGNARIMHRVVGHKGGFFMDQDIVYGVSEDLDSEGFGLMGKEDEELHLAILRQVQELRAEIGLLEGRIDKIPHQLLGSVSRELFDILNKVRSLGEEGPKSMELLSDKPHSDDLLVGENDLAHWSDHHDQIYVDGKDAELIEDDEDSFGRTLGDVVPWDQMRTDCRSPKDMISEPCKTDKWLKCADFDEKSILVCEDTKLTKPMRHDDGIVTDVGLVGLQVDSFYQENPKWYESPCELDSSTDCGDSGFRHGEIV, from the coding sequence ATGAATCCCCGCAAAACCGAACCCGATCTCTTTCACCACCACCACCCTGATCTCTCCCCACTTCCTCCCCACCACCCTCACATCATCCTTCCTTCTCAATCTCAGCCCTCGATTTCTTCCCCCCAAGTCCTACTCTTCCGTCCTTCTTCCCCCGCCCATTCCTCCTCCGACAACGACGACGTCCCCGCCGATTCCCGTCAAATCTCTTCTCAGCCCCTCGGCTACCACAACATTAGCCCTGAGCATCACATTTCCTCTCAGTTCTACACTTTCAACGCCGACTCCCATTCCCTCATGATCCGCTGCATCCGCGAGCATCGCTTGGCCACTCCCGCTGAGATCCGAGCTGCTACGCCGCGTTCCGTCCTCAAATCGTGGCGGGCCGTGTGGAAGGACCGCAACGAGGACACCGCTTACCTCACCGCTTGGAAGCGGATCCAAGACAAGCTCACCGCGCACGTGGATCACGATTCCGGTAATGAATTCATTTGCTTCAAGAACAATTCTAGTCAATTCGTTTCACATGTTAATCAATGGCAAGAAATCGTTATGAGTTTCCACAGCGACGCTGATTTGAAACACTTAGGTCTGAAGGAAACAATTGAGAGGATTAAACAAGTGTGGACTGTAGGTGCTAAGTTCTATGGAATTCCAGAGAGTTACATTAGGGTTTGTGTTGCAGCTTGCCCCGTTTGCAATGCATCCTCCGGGTCTGCTTCCAGGAGTAGTAAACGAAGACGATTTGAGTACACCGAGTCCTTTGACGTGCCTGCAAAGGAGGTGCCTCATAGATTGCAGCAATTGGCTGCGAAGTACAAGGTTGTGCTCTGTATTAGACAGAAATATATTAGGTATAAGCCTTTTATGGCCGAGGTGAAAGATTATGCTTGTCATCGAGCAGGGGAGCCTACAGGAAAGAAGTCAAGAATCTTGAAGAGGGAACCTTATGCCTCTAAGAGGTGCGGTTGTGGATTTAGGATTAGGGCAATAGTGCCAATTGCCAATTACAATGAGAAggataagacttttgtctatcaaGAGGAAGGGATGGCAGTGTTTAAGTTGTATGCAGTGCATTCTGGACATGAGCCTGGGCCACTGGATGGGAATGCGAGGATTATGCATCGTGTTGTCGGACATAAGGGAGGGTTTTTCATGGATCAAGATATTGTTTATGGAGTGAGTGAGGATTTGGATAGTGAGGGTTTTGGATTGATGGGGAAGGAAGATGAAGAGTTGCATCTTGCTATTTTGCGGCAGGTGCAGGAGTTGAGAGCGGAAATTGGGTTGTTAGAGGGGAGGATTGACAAGATTCCCCATCAGTTGTTAGGTTCAGTATCTAGGGAGCTGTTTGATATTTTGAATAAAGTTAGAAGTTTGGGTGAAGAGGGTCCAAAGTCGATGGAGTTGCTTTCTGACAAGCCTCATTCAGATGACCTGTTGGTAGGGGAGAATGATTTAGCTCACTGGAGTGATCACCATGATCAGATATACGTTGATGGCAAGGATGCAGAATTGATTGAAGACGATGAAGACAGTTTTGGAAGGACGCTTGGTGATGTTGTTCCTTGGGACCAAATGCGGACAGATTGTAGGAGTCCAAAGGATATGATAAGCGAGCCTTGTAAGACAGATAAGTGGTTGAAATGTGCCGATTTCGACGAGAAGAGCATTCTTGTCTGTGAAGATACTAAACTAACCAAGCCCATGAGACACGATGATGGCATAGTGACAGATGTAGGTCTTGTTGGCCTTCAGGTTGATAGTTTCTACCAAGAAAACCCTAAATGGTACGAATCTCCTTGTGAACTAGATTCAAGCACGGATTGTGGTGACAGTGGATTTAGACATGGAGAGATTGTGTAG